Below is a genomic region from Medicago truncatula cultivar Jemalong A17 chromosome 3, MtrunA17r5.0-ANR, whole genome shotgun sequence.
TAAGATCCGACCCTGTTAATATATAGTATTTTAATTTGCATCATAGTTCATTTGATATTCTAACCACACCCAAATCGAATGTCTGGGTCCTCCCCTGATTGAAGTAAATAAATCTGGATTTTCTTGATTTAGGATCTGGTTACAAAAAGTTATGTTTATCTGTgtggatttgattttgattcgACAGATATTGCTCAAAAGAGTTTGGTGCGTAGTCGCTCCGTATTGGCGGTAGTAGTCGTTAATCGTACCTTCAGAATTGTTTCATCTGTCATCGGTTGTGCCGTTGGTGGACTGTGTCTGTCGCTTGTTCATTGATCTGGAATTCGATTGGATTGATTTGGCTCGAAAAGGCGCTTTGgcttgttgaatttttttaggaagTTGTTGGACCTTGGATCGTTTATGTGTTGGCAGGCGATTCATACGCTTACCTCGATACTATAAACATTCACGCTGCGTTTTTTTTCTAGTTCGGTTTCCTATCCACAAATATTaacatgtaagatgttgtttgatttgtctcgacaaataattttaaaatatcaattttttttaataattttttactttagataattaaagatattaacggtcaaaattgtgcattgacatatgtgaagtggttgacttggacatgtattttgaaaaggAGGGAGTactttatactccctccgtcacaTATtagatgacctagttgactccgacacacataccaatgcatatgttttatctttgatatcttcaatgctctactaaaaaaaattatgaaaatttaatttttaaaaaatattcatcgaaacgaatccaacaacatcttacgagatatttatctttgtaaattagtagaaaaatatgtcaataatatatattgtcaaATAGGTCATCTattgagggacggagggagtacttgtttaaggtttgtgcacgattattaaagaaatgattaattgtgttgatttcaacggtaaaattaatatcatttactaaaatatctttattaattgtagttagtgagatagttaagttggatgaaattcaataaataaatgtataatgataaaaaaaaaaaaatgttgcattgatattgtaaaatgacagttattttatgagaaaaaaaaatactaaagagACTATTATTGTAAGACGAAGGAGTATTGGAGAAGAATAAAATCAAACTATATAGATGGATCAGTTCAAACATAGATATTAAGGGTTATGCTAATTGCTACATGATCACTTATAGCATCTTTCTTAAAATCaaggctaaattgtatttttggtcccttaattatttaGGTGGTATTGCTTTGTTCCCTTaactaaaattcgatttattttggtcccttaacttttctGCATTACACATTTTGATCctttatgttaattttaatttaaaaacgttagatttttttcattttcttccgaAATTTTTctaggattcttgttgttgaaggttgatggagatgatatgaagatgaaaaagaggagaaaaagatgaagaaaacttaacattttgaattaaaactaacagaaaagaccaaaatgtgtaacagagagaagttaaatgatcaaaataaatcaaattttaatttagggacaaaagcgatactacctaaataattaagggacaaaaaatacaatttaacctaaaattaattataccaTCACAAACTtaaactaaatataaaaaaaataaaaagattggtATATCTAACTCTCACTAGAGGTAAAGTCTATTCaataacaaagtttttttttttttgacaaataattaataacagttaaaaattattacttacatcaaaatcaattttgaccaaaTGCAAAAGTCgtgtttttctctctccataTATTCTTTTCATTGAAGCCAATTCTATTTGAGGTACTATTATAAAACATTTTCTATCTAAATGCACCCATGTCCAGGTTATGCAAAGAATCAATCTCAGTggatataaaaaaatgtagaaagtAATGCAATCATGAAAATAATGCATGTATACTTGATCCAACTAAAATAAAGGAACATAACATGGAAATATTATCTAGGGATCTTGGATCATTGGTTAAAGATtttaaatgatgatttttttataaaaaagtttgtGTAATTATTGTAttagaaattgaaaactttaacattttaaaagaataattacttaatttaatatgtttaaagaGTGTCACAAGAACAATCGATAACATGACGCATAGTTTAATAATAAAGTCTAAAACTGACCCTTTGGTTCTTCCATTATACTTGTCTAACCCAAAAGATAACTTttcatttaaaagaaaaaaaacgctccctttgtttttgtctttttcatAAAGTAGGTGAATTCTGGAACATAGATATGAGGTGAACCATTGATAACCTTTTCAGCATCCACAtgacaaaataagaaaaaaactactaaAAGACTCTACTATTAAATAtccattaaattaaatgtacaacaacactaaaatgttaaaattaaatcaatcaagaaggagaaaataaagatgttttgaaATGTCGAAtttttttgagacaattttGTGCTTTCTCAAGAACCAAATCAACCCTATCTTTTCTCTTATTCTTTCTTCTACTAGGGCAATGCTTGATGACAACACTCTTGGGAGATTCAAGCTCAGAATTTTCAGCACCTTTCTTACCCTCCTTCATTACTTCTTCTCTCTCTGGTAAAGCAAGTTGAATACTCTTTATATGCTCCAAGCTTGTTGATTCTGCATTACAAGAATAGAATAAAACAACCTCAAAAACCATGTTTCGCAgcacaaaaataacaaaaaaaaagatgaaaaagaaaaagaagaaacgaAACCTTCAGTATCTAAGAAAGCAGTGAGGGAGGTGTTGTTTTGTGGAAGGGGGTGAGAATAGGAATAAGAGTTTTGAAGATGAGAGATGAAAGACCTAAGTTCATGTTTGAGATAGTCATGTTGATTAGGGTAAAGGGTTTCAAGCATCTCCAACTCTTCCTTTGCTTGCTCTAACTccatttaattgtgattgattcTTCCACTCCTTTTGTTTTAAATgctcataaattaaaataagattagttctatatttttttgacttaaaaaaataaaatgtgaggTGATGGAAGTGGAACAAAAAGCAGAAAAAGGGGAGggaaaaacaaaacatcatttcattggaTTGGGTTATTGGGCGTTGGGATTTTAGACGTTGTAAAGTTATGTCTGTTTTTGTTTAGGTTTCCAAcgtttgtttgattttattcaTTGTTCGTATTTGGTGGAGAATTGAATGGTTGGTCAGTGCCAAATAGGACTAGACATTAATTCCAGGGATTATACGTATCTAAACTTGGTTCTTGTCTATTCACTGACCAGGCACTTGAAAACATATCCTGGAGGACTGCGCGTGAGAATGTCCCaatacaaaattttgaataagttggATGTCgaggattcgaaccccgacttctgcatataataaattattgtcataccaactgagctatgctcacggtaCTAGTGCGTTTTTTTTAAACGGTTTAATAAACACTCACAACACATAATGAAAAATacttagagtgtgtttgtttcaagttatattcATAGATTCccgagaataaaaaaataaaaatatgtatgcTTATGTTTGTTATAAgtcaattaaattttattcatgaGTATAAAACGATCCTGAGAATAGAAAAATTTtctcaaagaaaagaaaagggtgGGGGAATAAAGTTCTCATGAAGATGAGAATATTTCATATGTAGTTgtctattataatttttatttttatggtttccggaaatattataatgttaaataaacatcttttttctataaaccttgaaataaaattctcatcttaaAGTTTCAAGGAAAATTATTTCTAGGAATAAATTtagtaaatttgaaacaaacacacccttagtgCTATCTCCGAACCATATACatgttaattgaatgaacctaaaggTTGAAAGAGAATTGCTTCAAGCTATGTTTGGTAATGACAATATGCTAGTTTAAAGCTTATTAGAGTGACTTTtaagcttgtttttttttttttttttttttttgtggtgtccggggtttgaTGCAAGGTCCTTAGCAACTGAACAAAGTTCAGTTGTGTCCGAAGTTCGAatcaaaccttgcatatattatgcattgccTTTACCAACATAGTTAAGTTCTGACAACTTATAAgcttgtttataaaaataaaatgtgttttataatttctctcatttttaaccaaaattgtttttataagaaaaaactgCCCAATCAATTTAGAAAACTCCCCACGTTCTTCCATGttattctactttttttttttttgttccatgttgttgaattatttttaaaagaactcttaccaaacaaaaatgttagttcaaaatttaattttatcaaacacattaaTCAGCTGGTTTTTTAAGCATAAATTTTCAATTATCAATCATAAACTATAAGTTAAATTTTCAACTAATAACTAGCTTATAGTTTTGTTTTACCAAATATACCCTTAGTCAcatcgtttttttattttagtttttcttgcattactttttattttaagttatgCTCAAATAAAATTGTTAGCAAATTATACTTCATTTGTTCCAAAACAATGGatctaatttataaaaaaaaataaaaaaaaagagtataaatataaagtctactatttaaaaatgtagactttcaaaaaaaaaatgtaggctTTATATAAGTGCGCAAGCTAACATTAAAAATTAGTATTGCATCATGCACAAACATATTCTTCACCATTGAAACATTAAATctggtaattttttatttaatttaatagtaataagataatttattcaataatagAAACAACTTTGTGCATACTAGAAGACATAATTGAGGAGCTGCCCTTGTCACGGCAACAAACTCATCAAGATAGGGTGAGATGGCAACGGCCACCCAATAGCTTCGTGAAGTGTAATATTGACGCTTCATTCTTTGAGCACTACAATAGAGTGGGTAATGGAATAGAGTGGGTAATGGAATGTGTTTAAGAGATGAATTTGGTATGTTTATATGAGCTAAAACTATATGGCTGCAACCGATTATGTCAGTTGACATAGGAGAAGCATTAGGATTACTAGCAGCTATGGAATGGGTAATAGAATTGGAGTTCAAGAAA
It encodes:
- the LOC25489197 gene encoding uncharacterized protein, giving the protein MELEQAKEELEMLETLYPNQHDYLKHELRSFISHLQNSYSYSHPLPQNNTSLTAFLDTEESTSLEHIKSIQLALPEREEVMKEGKKGAENSELESPKSVVIKHCPSRRKNKRKDRVDLVLEKAQNCLKKIRHFKTSLFSPS